CAAGCTGATCGTAGATAATTTTCCGGAAATGCAAATAATCGCGACTGGTTCTTCCTCTTTTGATCTTTCGAATGAAATTTCTGAACCTCTCACGGGAAGAAAAAATGAATTTTATCTTTTTCCATTAAGCCTCAGCGAACTCAGCGGAATATATTCCGAAAGGGAAATAGATCGAATCATCGAACAAAGAATAATTTATGGAATGTATCCAGAGATTGTTGAATCAGGTCTTTCTGCAAAAGAAAAACTCAAAAGCCTCGCGCAAAGCTACTCCTACAAAGACGTACTTGCATATCAAAACATGAAAAGTCCTGAAATTTTAGAGAAATTGCTTCAGGCATTAGCGCTCCAAATTGGCAATGAAGTTTCTTATAATGAACTGGGAGCTCTTATTGGAGTCGATAAAAACACAATAGCAAGTTACATCCAAATATTGGAAAAAGCTTTTATTATTTTTCGGTTAAGCCCTTTTAGCAGGAATATCCGAAATGAACTCAAGAAACTCAGGAAGATCTATTTTTATGATACGGGCATGAGAAACGCGCTTATTAATAATTTGAATCCTCTCCATTTGAGGCAGGATCAAGGCGCGCTTTGGGAGAATTTCATGATCAGTGAGCGAATAAAATACAATTTGAATTCATCGCAAGATCCGAATGTATATTTTTGGAGAACCCGAGAACAGCAGGAAATTGATTATATTGAAGAATCTCAAGGAATTCTCTCTGGATTTGAATTTAAGTGGAAAAAAGATACATGGAAAATTCCGAAAGTTTTTTTAGAAGCGTATCCGGAGAGTAGTGTCCATCTCATCCATCGAACAAATTACCAATCATTTTTGGGGCTCGATAAAATTTCCTGAGTTTCCCTTATTCTCAGCTTCCTCCTCATAAGCTTCATGCATATCTCCTCCATCTCCCTGAGTCACTTCCGCAACATTTCAGAAACGACGCTGAATTTTTCTCCGAAAATGAATATTTTTACGGGAAAA
This sequence is a window from Candidatus Peregrinibacteria bacterium. Protein-coding genes within it:
- a CDS encoding ATP-binding protein, producing MFLERTIQKIVEQSLFQGKVVIIYGARQVGKTTLVKEIQKKFPKDSEYLNCDEPDVREALTNKTSTELSSFLGKKKLIILDEAQRVKNIGLTLKLIVDNFPEMQIIATGSSSFDLSNEISEPLTGRKNEFYLFPLSLSELSGIYSEREIDRIIEQRIIYGMYPEIVESGLSAKEKLKSLAQSYSYKDVLAYQNMKSPEILEKLLQALALQIGNEVSYNELGALIGVDKNTIASYIQILEKAFIIFRLSPFSRNIRNELKKLRKIYFYDTGMRNALINNLNPLHLRQDQGALWENFMISERIKYNLNSSQDPNVYFWRTREQQEIDYIEESQGILSGFEFKWKKDTWKIPKVFLEAYPESSVHLIHRTNYQSFLGLDKIS